A genomic segment from Agelaius phoeniceus isolate bAgePho1 chromosome 2, bAgePho1.hap1, whole genome shotgun sequence encodes:
- the NIPA2 gene encoding magnesium transporter NIPA2: MSQTRGKYDFCIGLVLAMSSSIFIGGSFILKKKGLLRLARKGSMRAGQGGHAYLKEWLWWAGLLSMGAGEVANFAAYAFAPATLVTPLGALSVLVSAILSSFFLNEKLNLHGKIGCLLSILGSTVMVIHAPQEEEVETLDEMSHKLGDPGFVVFATLVVIVSLILICVVGPRHGQTNILVYITICSVIGALSVSCVKGLGIAIKELFAGKPVLKHPLSWILLLSLTVCVSTQINYLNRALDIFNTSIVTPIYYVIFTTSVLTCSAILFKEWQDMAADDIIGTFSGFLTIIVGIFLLHAFKDVNFTLANLPLSLRKDDRAANGTLLSTYDSFNDDEESSACLGEMQSTESLSARRNGSLSAF, encoded by the exons ATGAGCCAAACTCGTGGGAAGTATGACTTCTGTATTGGTCTGGTGTTGGCTATGAGTTCCAGCATTTTCATTGGAGGAAGTTTCATCCTGAAAAAGAAAGGTCTCCTCCGGTTAGCCAGGAAAGGCTCCATGAGAGCAG GTCAAGGAGGTCATGCATACCTTAAGGAATGGCTGTGGTGGGCTGGACTTCTTTCAA tgggagctggcGAAGTAGCGAACTTTGCTGCCTACGCTTTTGCACCAGCTACGTTAGTGACTCCTCTGGGAGCTCTCAGTGTTCTTGTAAG tgCCATTCTGTCATCcttctttttaaatgaaaaacttAATTTACATGGAAAAATAGGATGTTTGTTAAGTATACTGGGATCAACTGTGATGGTAATTCATGCTCCACAAGAGGAAGAAGTAGAAACTTTGGATGAAATGTCCCACAAACTAGGTGATCCAG GTTTTGTGGTGTTCGCAACGCTCGTTGTCATTGTGTCTTTAATTCTAATATGTGTGGTGGGACCTCGCCATGGACAGACCAACATTCTTGTGTACATAACAATTTGCTCTGTAATTGGAGCCTTATCAGTCTCCTGTGTCAAAGGTCTGGGCATTGCTATAAAGGAACTTTTTGCAGGAAAACCAGTGCTGAAGCATCCATTGTCTTGGATTCTGCTGCTAAGCCTTACTGTCTGTGTGAGCACGCAGATCAACTATTTGAACAGGGCTCTGGATATATTCAACACTTCAATAGTGACTCCAATATATTATGTAATCTTCACAACATCTGTTTTAACTTGTTCTGCCATCCTCTTCAAGGAATGGCAAGACATGGCGGCTGATGACATTATTGGCACCTTCAGTGGCTTCCTGACTATAATTGTGGGGATCTTTTTATTGCATGCCTTCAAAGATGTTAACTTCACCCTAGCAAACCTGCCCCTCTCTCTGCGGAAGGATGATAGAGCAGCCAATGGCACTTTGCTGAGCACATATGACAGCTTTAATGATGATGAAGAAAGTTCTGCCTGCCTAGGTGAAATGCAATCCACTGAGAGTCTCTCAGCCAGAAGAAATGGAAGCCTGTCAGCCTTCTGA
- the LOC129117707 gene encoding fibronectin type III domain-containing protein 9-like has product MGITIQNITGNTAMVIWPKMASCVDSFYSIMYHPNWNSMLSSYSRKSFQREERVPTTRSSFVVENLTPLTTYIMCVTCQSANPSSDQCRVFNTLERDPASANSTKKELALGIWLTSSVLLLIIAAVLLYGCLHLLCRRRHQRLQERDGSSKREPEEPWTKSTAHNSDEFSRKSQHTQDAEEKHTGGIQLATIIENPSVCNEPIVTSSKSQERVPVTGQCSAIN; this is encoded by the coding sequence ATGGGAATAACCATCCAAAACATCACAGGAAACACAGCAATGGTAATTTGGCCAAAAATGGCCAGTTGTGTTGACAGCTTTTACAGCATCATGTACCACCCTAACTGGAACAGCATGCTGTCCAGCTACTCCAGAAAGAGCTTCCAGAGGGAAGAGAGGGTGCCCACCACTCGCTCCTCCTTTGTTGTTGAAAACCTGACTCCTCTCACGACGTACATCATGTGTGTGACCTGCCAGTCCGCAAACCCCTCCAGCGACCAGTGCAGAGTTTTCAACACGCTGGAACGGGACCCAGCATCGGCGAACAGCACCAAGAAAGAGCTGGCACTGGGCATCTGGCTCACCAGCAGCGTGCTGCTCCTCATCATCGCCGCCGTGCTGCTCTACGGCTGCCTGCACCTCCTCTGCCGCAGGAGACACCAGCGCCTGCAAGAGCGGGACGGGAGCTCCAAGCGGGAGCCCGAGGAGCCGTGGACCAAAAGCACGGCACACAACTCAGATGAGTTCAGCAGGAAGAGCCAGCACACACAGGACGCTGAGGAAAAGCATACAGGTGGCATCCAGCTGGCCACAATCATAGAGAATCCCTCAGTGTGCAATGAGCCCATCGTGACCTCT